The genomic region ACGGATTCTGGAAACACCATGTCGTAGCAAATCAACATGCCGACGCCACCCAAATCAGGCGTTGGAAATACCGGGAAAGTGTGGCCCGGCTTCCGATTCTCGTGGAGCGTCGGCTGCACTTTGTTATATCGTCCAATCTCCCGTCCATCGCGGCCCAGAAAGAACGCCGTGTTCCGCAGCGCGCCGTCCGCTTCAACCGTATCGTTGCAGCAAACCAGATACATCTGATGCTGAGACGCCGCGGCGCCCAGTCGCTTCAGCATGCGGTCGATGGCCTCCGGCAGCACATCTTGCAGAACGGCGTGGTTCGCCGCCTCCCACTTACCAAGTCCCAGCGTATCTTCCGGGAAGGTCACGACGTCACAGCCAGCGTTGCCGGCCTTGTCGACAAGTCGGACCAACTCGATCAGCGACTCATCGACGCGCGCCAGGGCGTCTGCCGGGCTAAGGTTGTAGTCGATCGTCCGGTTCTTTGGCTGTGTTGAACCAATCCGTACCTTGGCGCTGAAATTAGCTTTCTCTGCTTTCGCCGAGTGAGGCTCCGCAGCGCTTCCGACGCATTCTGAATACAGCAGCGCAGCGAATACGACCAGGACAAAACATACACAATTTCGCACAAGCTCGCGCATCGGTGGCACCCAGTCCGATTGTGGAGTTGGAGTGGTACTGAACTAGCGAATAGCATAACCGGCATTGACGTGTGGTGTCGAACAGCTTGATTGAAAATCGGGCGGCTGCGACGAGCATTTCTGCATTGACGATCGAAACTAGGGACGCAGCCAGTCGTCGATTTGCTCGGCCACGAACTGGTCGTCATTCAAATGGGGATAGGTGCGTAGCACACGCTCGATCTCCGCCAGCTGGCCCGGCCCCAGTAATTCGTGTTCGTCCAAGCACCAGTTGCCTAAGAGCAGTCCTTGGCGCCGCAGCACCTCATGCATTCCCGCAATGCAGCCTTGAAATCCGTTGGCGGCGTCAAAACAAGCGGCGTTGAAGTCTGTGAGTTCCACGCCTAAACGCAGCAGGTCGGGCGAGGCGGGCTCGCGCTGGCAGCGTTCGAGCAGCTCGACGGCGCGCCGCGTTCCGACAGACCACTGGCCGAGCAAGCCACCTACGATGCGCCGCTGGCGTCCGTTGAACTCAAACGGAGTAATCAAGTCGGAGACGATATTGTCATCGTTGCCCGTGTAAAGGGCGATGTCGTCGCGGCCCGCGGCAATCACGGCCCGTACGACGTCGAGCGTTTGGTAGCGATTGAACGGCGCGATCTTGATGGCGACGACGGCGTCAATTTCCACGAATCGGCGCCAGAACGAATAGGAAAGCACGCGCCCACCCACACTGGGTTGCAAATAGAACCCGACGATGGGGATGACGTCGGCGACCGCGCGGCAATGATCGATCAGCGACGCCTCATCCGCCGCGCGCCAGGCAGACAGGCTCAACAGTCCCGCGTCATATCCCAGCGAAGTGGCGAGCCCCGCTTCCGCCACGGCTTGGTGCGTCAGGCCACAGATTCCGGCAATGTCCACGAGCGGTTGTGGGGAGCGACGCATTTCCTCGGCGGCTAACGCCAGCACGGGTTCGAGCAGGCCGATGCTGGGCTCACGAATGGCGAATTGCGTCGTATGGACTCCGACCGCCAGTCCGCCGACGCCGGCCGCGAGGTAATATCGCGTCAACGCTCGTTGATGGCGTTCGTCCAGACGGCGTTGGGAGTCCAGCGCCAGCGGATGTGCGGGGATGGCAACGCCGCGGTTGAGCAAAGCGCGAAAATCAGAATTGGCCATCGCGCGCCTCGAAATGGGTCGGGCGATCCAGCGTTTCTCCGCCTAGCAAGACCCACTCGGCGGTGGCGCGGAGCATCTCATCAACCGAGACGTTGGGCGATCCGAACCAGTCGTACGAACGCTCGGCATTCCAGACCCAAGCGGTGGTCCCTTCCTCTCCTGTGAACTGCACTTCGCGCGTCAAGAGTTCGCCGAGTCGAATGGCTAGGCTACGAATCGAAAGTCGCTCACGACCGGTGACGTTGACGATCGCGGGAGGAACGGACGTTCGCGCCAGGCATTGAATGATCCGCGCATTCGCGTCGCCCTGCCAAATGACGTGCGTTGCTCCCATGCTCACATCGATCGGCTGTCGGCGCCAGATATTCTTTGCCAGATCCAAAAGCACCCCGTAGCGCAAATCGATGGCATAGCACAGGCGCACGAAAACCATCGGCGTCTGGTTGACCTTCGCGTAGTGTTCGAACACGCGCTCGCGCGCCACGCAGGAATTCGCGTATTCGCCGGGCGGTCCCAGCGGATCGCCTTCGCTGGAGCCCGGCCCGTCGATCGCAGCCAACGCATAGACGCACCCTGTCGACAAGGCGACGATGCGGGAGTTCGGGAATCGGTCCGCGATCAAGGCTGGCACGATCGTATTGATGAACCACGTTTTTTCCGGCGATTCGTGCGTGCCGAATTT from Planctomycetia bacterium harbors:
- a CDS encoding carbon-nitrogen hydrolase family protein; this translates as MRELVRNCVCFVLVVFAALLYSECVGSAAEPHSAKAEKANFSAKVRIGSTQPKNRTIDYNLSPADALARVDESLIELVRLVDKAGNAGCDVVTFPEDTLGLGKWEAANHAVLQDVLPEAIDRMLKRLGAAASQHQMYLVCCNDTVEADGALRNTAFFLGRDGREIGRYNKVQPTLHENRKPGHTFPVFPTPDLGGVGMLICYDMVFPESVRCLALGGADIVFVSTLGGAAIGDDDISRAASRTRAVDNFVYLVVSWRESGSMIISPQGTILAEVNGPDEVVIADIDPFGGREGGDAFNQQQDMRARLFRERNPAAYGLLIDPNPPVLSKLPASISRPEAARIFEQALTIGEGEFQAAASLAAAEKSEEAIAAFERLRAVYPGTWIDRVARERIEELRQRDTK
- a CDS encoding dihydrodipicolinate synthase family protein, whose product is MANSDFRALLNRGVAIPAHPLALDSQRRLDERHQRALTRYYLAAGVGGLAVGVHTTQFAIREPSIGLLEPVLALAAEEMRRSPQPLVDIAGICGLTHQAVAEAGLATSLGYDAGLLSLSAWRAADEASLIDHCRAVADVIPIVGFYLQPSVGGRVLSYSFWRRFVEIDAVVAIKIAPFNRYQTLDVVRAVIAAGRDDIALYTGNDDNIVSDLITPFEFNGRQRRIVGGLLGQWSVGTRRAVELLERCQREPASPDLLRLGVELTDFNAACFDAANGFQGCIAGMHEVLRRQGLLLGNWCLDEHELLGPGQLAEIERVLRTYPHLNDDQFVAEQIDDWLRP
- a CDS encoding NAD-dependent epimerase/dehydratase family protein; its protein translation is MKPIRSIAELDDVLSVPTPGVLDTLGSVPGDVLVLGAGGKLGPTLARMVRRGLNEIGATSRRVVAVSRYSIAAASATLRQAGVETISCDLASRAALAGLPDFANVLYLVGQKFGTHESPEKTWFINTIVPALIADRFPNSRIVALSTGCVYALAAIDGPGSSEGDPLGPPGEYANSCVARERVFEHYAKVNQTPMVFVRLCYAIDLRYGVLLDLAKNIWRRQPIDVSMGATHVIWQGDANARIIQCLARTSVPPAIVNVTGRERLSIRSLAIRLGELLTREVQFTGEEGTTAWVWNAERSYDWFGSPNVSVDEMLRATAEWVLLGGETLDRPTHFEARDGQF